Proteins from a single region of Gemmatimonadota bacterium:
- a CDS encoding ROK family protein produces the protein MILAIDIGGTQFGLALATLDGRVIKHIQHQTDRADHADKRIDRILATSKTLIAQSSVLACGIGFGGPVNFDTQRIVNSTHVLGWDDCPLPKIVEQHLGVPAIIDNDANVGALGEFTFGAGKNSRHIIYYTVSTGIGGGIIINGEIYRGGNGYAGELGHVPILRDGPQCDCGNRGCLEALCSGTAIGKRATEAVQKHPRKGIAITRIANNNPITAKTLFDTARSGDPYARALVDEICTDLGQGLAMAINAFAPDVIVIGGGVSNAGRILFEPLRRETRRFLMPVHRPNLRIAPAKLKNRSVLLGAVALAKQRIQH, from the coding sequence ATGATCCTCGCCATTGACATCGGCGGCACCCAATTTGGCCTGGCCCTTGCCACGCTCGACGGTCGCGTCATCAAACACATCCAGCACCAAACAGATCGCGCAGACCACGCTGACAAACGAATTGACCGCATACTCGCCACAAGCAAAACACTGATCGCACAATCATCCGTATTGGCCTGTGGCATAGGATTTGGCGGCCCCGTCAACTTCGACACACAGCGCATCGTCAACTCCACCCACGTCTTAGGATGGGACGACTGCCCACTACCGAAAATTGTCGAACAACACCTCGGCGTACCCGCAATAATCGACAACGATGCCAACGTGGGCGCACTGGGAGAATTTACTTTTGGCGCGGGTAAAAACAGTCGCCACATCATCTACTACACGGTCAGCACTGGCATTGGTGGGGGCATCATCATCAACGGCGAAATCTACCGCGGTGGCAACGGATATGCCGGCGAACTCGGCCATGTGCCCATCTTGCGCGACGGACCCCAATGCGACTGCGGCAATCGCGGTTGCCTCGAAGCCCTGTGCTCTGGCACTGCCATCGGCAAACGCGCAACAGAAGCGGTGCAAAAACATCCGCGCAAAGGCATCGCAATCACACGAATCGCAAACAACAACCCCATCACAGCCAAAACCCTATTCGACACCGCGCGTTCTGGAGACCCTTATGCCAGAGCACTCGTCGATGAAATCTGCACCGACCTCGGGCAGGGTCTGGCAATGGCCATAAACGCATTCGCCCCCGACGTCATCGTCATCGGAGGCGGCGTCTCAAACGCGGGACGCATCCTATTTGAACCGCTGCGAAGAGAAACCCGTCGATTCCTCATGCCGGTTCACCGTCCAAACCTCAGAATCGCCCCAGCCAAACTCAAAAACCGATCCGTCCTTCTCGGCGCAGTCGCGCTGGCAAAACAACGGATACAACACTGA
- a CDS encoding YggT family protein, whose amino-acid sequence MFLVTLLKIYGYIIIARALISWINPNPYNPLIRIICAITDPVLVPLRRVLPDLGGLDISPFVAILIIWFIMSLI is encoded by the coding sequence ATGTTCTTAGTAACTCTCCTCAAAATCTACGGCTACATCATCATAGCGCGAGCACTCATCTCATGGATAAATCCCAACCCGTACAATCCACTCATCAGAATAATATGCGCCATCACAGACCCCGTACTCGTACCCCTTCGCCGCGTGTTGCCCGACCTGGGTGGCCTGGACATATCGCCCTTTGTCGCCATCCTCATTATATGGTTCATCATGTCTCTGATTTAG
- a CDS encoding ABC transporter ATP-binding protein: MTFIKQIYDLLEGRRLLMACCIACGFIFAAANLIPPLLIRRLIQWLTEAKPVGDLIEVSLLLLGIYLLRGVSRYGYGFFSHVTAYRVMHALMTRVYKHLQNLSHSFFNRQRTGNLMARSINDIEAIEDFIAHGIPETALATVIPISMVAVLFYLNPELALIAILPIPPTAFLVYRYVSKVRAMWHAVRERLAELAALVQDNMSGIAVIKSFARERECARKVTHRSATFHDRLIKANTVSLLPAGIIEATGGLGIVLVIWSGGNMALSGSISVADLFVFIVYMGHIYQPFLQLASFNDVLQKAAASTDRVFQLLAIRPEITDAPDVTVPKTITWDVHIDALTFGYDPNTPVLHDIDLYIGEGDILALVGPTGAGKSTLANLLPRFYDPQQGAIRIGGHDLRDLPLSFVRQNIASVLQDVFLFHGTVYENLIFGHPDATERTVKEAAQAANAHAFIRDLPKGYDTVIGERGVRLSGGEKQRLSIARALLKDAPILILDEATSSVDVETETLIQEALYRLTQNRTTLVIAHRLSTVRRSPTIAVINEGRVVETGNHRSLINRDGLYARMVRAQDLTRNGEMLSRVATRESQVAD; this comes from the coding sequence ATGACCTTTATCAAACAAATCTACGACCTGCTCGAAGGTCGCCGTCTCCTTATGGCATGCTGCATCGCCTGTGGGTTTATCTTTGCAGCGGCCAATCTCATCCCACCATTGCTCATCCGCAGACTCATCCAGTGGCTCACCGAAGCAAAACCCGTAGGAGACCTCATAGAAGTCAGCCTCTTACTCCTTGGGATTTACCTGCTTCGCGGCGTTTCCCGTTATGGTTATGGCTTCTTTTCTCACGTCACCGCCTATCGCGTGATGCACGCGCTTATGACGCGCGTGTACAAGCACCTGCAAAACCTGTCCCACAGCTTTTTCAATCGCCAGCGCACCGGCAATCTCATGGCCCGCTCCATCAACGACATCGAAGCCATCGAAGACTTTATTGCACACGGCATACCCGAAACCGCGCTCGCCACGGTTATCCCCATATCCATGGTCGCCGTACTCTTTTACCTCAATCCAGAACTCGCCCTCATCGCCATATTGCCCATTCCGCCCACGGCATTTCTCGTATATCGCTATGTATCCAAAGTGCGCGCCATGTGGCATGCGGTGCGCGAACGGCTCGCTGAACTCGCCGCCCTCGTACAGGATAACATGTCGGGCATTGCCGTCATCAAATCATTTGCCCGCGAACGGGAATGCGCCCGCAAGGTAACCCACCGCAGCGCCACCTTTCACGACCGCCTGATCAAAGCCAATACAGTTTCGCTTCTGCCCGCTGGCATCATCGAAGCCACGGGTGGACTGGGCATTGTACTCGTTATCTGGAGCGGTGGCAACATGGCCCTCAGCGGCAGCATCTCGGTAGCTGATCTATTTGTCTTCATCGTCTATATGGGCCACATCTACCAGCCTTTTTTGCAACTGGCATCTTTTAACGACGTATTGCAAAAAGCCGCCGCCAGCACAGACCGCGTTTTTCAACTCCTCGCCATCCGTCCGGAAATTACCGACGCGCCTGATGTCACCGTGCCCAAAACCATCACATGGGATGTTCATATTGACGCACTCACCTTCGGCTATGATCCCAACACACCCGTCTTGCACGACATCGACCTGTACATTGGCGAAGGAGATATCCTCGCACTCGTCGGGCCCACGGGAGCCGGCAAATCAACCCTTGCCAACCTCTTGCCCCGATTTTATGACCCCCAACAGGGCGCGATTCGCATTGGCGGACATGACCTGCGCGACCTACCCCTCTCTTTTGTGCGCCAAAACATCGCCTCAGTCCTTCAAGACGTCTTCTTATTTCACGGCACAGTATATGAAAATCTGATCTTCGGTCATCCAGATGCGACCGAGCGCACGGTAAAAGAAGCCGCACAAGCAGCCAATGCCCACGCCTTCATCCGCGACCTGCCCAAAGGATATGACACCGTGATTGGAGAACGCGGCGTGCGCTTATCTGGCGGCGAAAAACAACGCCTCTCCATAGCCCGAGCACTGCTTAAGGACGCCCCCATTCTCATCCTTGATGAAGCCACATCCTCTGTTGACGTCGAAACCGAGACACTGATTCAAGAAGCCCTTTATCGCCTCACGCAAAACCGCACCACCCTCGTCATTGCCCATCGCCTCTCCACTGTGCGCCGGTCGCCCACCATTGCTGTAATCAACGAAGGCCGCGTAGTCGAAACGGGCAACCACCGTTCCCTCATCAACCGCGATGGACTCTATGCGCGCATGGTACGGGCGCAAGACCTCACGCGCAATGGAGAAATGCTATCGCGAGTTGCGACCCGCGAGTCGCAGGTCGCGGATTGA
- a CDS encoding NAD(P)-dependent oxidoreductase, with amino-acid sequence MAIKTEEELIDQMTTPSPEVVEAVSKLDGPVMILGIAGKMGPTLAELLLRAGADEVIGVSRFSNPLDRDDLEARGIATIKCDLMDDEGLAQLPRVPYLYLMAGHKFGATGNEPLTWAMNAVLPAKVMQQFPDSRIVYVSSGNVYEFASVTGSGAQEDAAVNPIGEYAMSRLGGERLAEFYCKENQTPLAIVRLFYATELRYGIILDIAEKIKSETPIDLSMGHVNQIWQGDANAYLAQMFPLCACPARVVNMTGRDVLSVRDLALQLGEYLDIDPVFEGEERETALLGDAGVLFEEMGSPWVPVEEIVSWVAHWVMSDGRTLGKPTKYESRTGKF; translated from the coding sequence ATGGCAATTAAAACAGAAGAGGAGTTGATCGATCAGATGACGACCCCTTCACCCGAGGTGGTCGAGGCTGTGTCAAAGTTAGATGGTCCCGTGATGATTTTGGGTATCGCGGGAAAGATGGGACCGACTTTGGCAGAGTTGCTACTGCGCGCTGGCGCAGATGAGGTGATTGGCGTGTCGCGGTTTTCCAATCCGCTGGATCGCGATGATCTGGAGGCGCGAGGTATTGCGACGATTAAGTGCGATTTGATGGACGATGAGGGGCTGGCGCAGTTGCCTCGCGTGCCGTATCTCTATTTGATGGCCGGGCATAAGTTTGGAGCTACGGGCAATGAGCCGTTGACCTGGGCGATGAATGCGGTATTGCCCGCAAAAGTCATGCAACAATTTCCTGATTCGCGCATTGTTTATGTATCTTCTGGCAATGTTTACGAGTTTGCTTCGGTGACGGGTTCGGGTGCTCAGGAGGATGCTGCTGTCAATCCGATTGGCGAATACGCCATGTCCCGGCTGGGCGGTGAACGGCTTGCCGAGTTTTATTGCAAAGAGAATCAAACGCCTCTGGCAATTGTGCGTTTGTTTTACGCGACGGAGTTGCGCTATGGCATTATTCTGGATATTGCTGAGAAGATAAAATCCGAGACGCCTATTGATCTGTCTATGGGCCATGTCAATCAGATATGGCAGGGCGATGCGAATGCGTATTTGGCGCAGATGTTTCCGCTTTGTGCATGTCCTGCACGGGTGGTGAATATGACGGGTAGGGATGTGTTGTCGGTGCGCGATTTGGCTTTGCAATTGGGCGAGTATTTGGATATTGATCCCGTGTTTGAAGGCGAAGAGCGCGAGACGGCATTGTTGGGCGATGCAGGGGTGCTGTTTGAGGAGATGGGATCGCCGTGGGTTCCCGTTGAAGAAATTGTCT
- a CDS encoding insulinase family protein, with the protein MRSVYFFLLICLLPLQALASSPPYQKVADVSLAGSLSLQHYRLANGLQVAIVEDDTRPVVTCQIAYRVGSSHEAPGRQGMAHLVEHLALDRSFLESLYLLGAPHANASTSKDGTKYYATVPKAQLDTLIAYFARGMTRFDVSQEAFDLEKEVVLAEWARSASLARRLLYKKLYARMFAGHPYQYDILGHRDTIKTFTLEEATAFHKRYYVPNNACLVIVGDVNRADILPVVVQHFGEIPKREGFIHDDIDTLDSASVPQDSTQSTSDLHSSVWGVWHIPTDTHPDCHPLYLFDKVLFEGEYSLARQRLIGSGKVLGVNSYFLFLRDKGLFYFYADLPSGARYERVVSAMHQIIQTAVDSLSEEHLLLARNEARKDLYYMMTSQSRLANAISYGFICTNDPAFDLKWMQNFDGVTAADIKRVAKQYLLDQPPHTFVLVSFEESVSSWNVWLYVGVVWVLVGLGGFWYWRRRVLAVGLLAVLCNVSAADAEIPNHKIYYVQDTRVPQTRLSMRYYTGGSLQETMETRGLSFAFFRVINLTLHGEDKKEMDRLGAEFWFNISNLYTTVNLTVFSENLDAALRHLKAMIEDLRFSEELLNRERARIIDKFEDYIDDHDVTETLRYHLYKYDKDRRVGTRTALENLTAQDLQQFWDQTLRAQVLFFRVTSDLSKSEIERSLRVMTDNRHRNGFSPHPRPERKEITGMHVLISQSSHLTDLCNWLTNGLPRTNEDWFAQAVLVNALNRLLFIRLRDQKGWCYSVGVSIQEWTSPPILHFWADPRDVYTPELVPEMFRLMHHCLSEPDFWAQVEKGRERLKRAYHLQLGPQTRLGQQVRYDRDGVPALSLEEYESAIDGVAEEDIRRVFRRLLNYQVKNFLMLFYGDVDRIKDALRRGYIMGRTTVFDIQTLIEE; encoded by the coding sequence ATGCGCTCTGTATATTTTTTTCTTCTGATCTGTCTTTTGCCGCTTCAGGCACTGGCAAGTTCGCCACCCTACCAAAAAGTCGCCGATGTTTCGCTTGCTGGCTCCCTTTCTCTCCAGCATTATCGCCTCGCCAATGGCCTTCAGGTTGCGATTGTGGAAGACGATACCCGACCCGTTGTGACGTGCCAAATCGCCTATCGCGTAGGGTCTTCTCACGAAGCACCCGGCCGGCAAGGCATGGCGCATCTGGTCGAGCACCTCGCACTGGATCGCTCATTCTTAGAATCGCTCTATCTTTTGGGTGCGCCACACGCCAATGCCAGTACGTCTAAAGATGGTACAAAATACTACGCGACTGTTCCCAAAGCGCAGCTGGATACACTGATTGCCTATTTTGCACGGGGTATGACACGGTTTGATGTTTCGCAGGAAGCATTCGATCTCGAAAAAGAGGTCGTTCTGGCTGAATGGGCGAGAAGTGCAAGTCTTGCGCGTCGGCTTTTGTATAAAAAGCTATATGCCCGCATGTTTGCGGGACATCCCTATCAGTACGATATTCTGGGCCATCGAGATACGATTAAAACTTTTACTCTGGAGGAAGCGACCGCATTTCACAAGCGTTATTACGTGCCGAATAATGCGTGTCTCGTAATTGTCGGCGATGTGAATAGGGCTGATATTTTGCCCGTTGTGGTTCAACATTTCGGGGAGATTCCAAAGCGCGAGGGGTTTATTCACGATGATATTGATACGCTGGATAGCGCGTCTGTACCTCAGGATTCCACGCAATCTACAAGTGATCTGCATTCTTCTGTTTGGGGTGTCTGGCATATTCCAACAGATACGCACCCGGACTGTCATCCTTTGTATTTGTTTGATAAAGTTCTTTTTGAAGGTGAATATTCTCTTGCGCGCCAAAGACTAATTGGTTCAGGAAAAGTTCTTGGAGTCAACTCCTATTTTCTTTTTTTACGCGATAAAGGGCTGTTTTATTTTTATGCCGATTTACCTTCGGGTGCGCGTTATGAACGTGTGGTTTCGGCCATGCATCAAATTATTCAGACGGCTGTCGATTCTTTGTCTGAGGAACATCTTTTACTGGCGAGAAACGAAGCGCGTAAAGATCTGTACTACATGATGACCAGTCAATCCCGTCTGGCAAATGCGATCTCTTATGGATTCATTTGCACCAATGACCCTGCCTTTGATCTCAAGTGGATGCAGAATTTCGATGGTGTTACCGCGGCGGATATCAAGCGGGTGGCAAAGCAATATCTTTTGGACCAGCCGCCCCATACCTTTGTCCTGGTCTCTTTTGAGGAGTCAGTATCATCATGGAACGTGTGGCTTTATGTTGGTGTTGTGTGGGTGCTCGTGGGACTGGGAGGATTCTGGTACTGGCGACGGCGAGTACTTGCGGTTGGATTATTGGCAGTCCTTTGCAATGTTTCAGCAGCAGATGCGGAAATTCCCAATCACAAAATATATTATGTCCAGGATACGCGCGTGCCGCAAACTCGGCTTTCAATGAGGTATTATACAGGGGGGAGTCTGCAGGAGACAATGGAGACACGCGGTTTGTCTTTTGCGTTTTTTCGCGTGATTAATCTGACATTACACGGAGAAGATAAAAAAGAAATGGACCGGCTTGGCGCAGAGTTCTGGTTCAATATTTCTAACTTATATACCACCGTTAACCTGACTGTGTTTAGCGAAAATTTGGATGCGGCTTTGAGACATCTGAAAGCGATGATAGAAGATCTCAGATTCTCTGAAGAACTGCTGAACAGAGAACGGGCACGGATCATAGACAAATTTGAGGATTATATCGATGATCATGATGTGACAGAGACTTTGCGCTATCACCTGTACAAATACGATAAAGACCGGCGAGTAGGTACGCGCACAGCACTTGAAAATTTGACAGCACAGGACTTGCAACAATTTTGGGATCAAACCTTGCGCGCACAAGTCCTCTTTTTTAGGGTAACTTCCGATCTGAGTAAGTCGGAAATTGAACGGAGTTTACGGGTGATGACGGATAACCGACATCGGAATGGTTTTTCGCCACATCCTCGACCAGAACGCAAAGAAATTACGGGCATGCATGTTTTAATTTCTCAAAGTAGTCATCTAACTGATCTTTGTAATTGGCTAACCAATGGCTTGCCCCGCACAAATGAGGATTGGTTTGCACAAGCGGTTCTGGTCAATGCGCTAAACCGGCTCTTGTTTATTCGGCTTCGAGACCAGAAAGGCTGGTGTTATTCGGTTGGCGTGAGTATTCAGGAATGGACGTCGCCGCCAATATTACATTTTTGGGCTGATCCTCGCGATGTTTATACCCCTGAGCTTGTTCCCGAGATGTTTCGGTTGATGCACCATTGTTTGTCCGAGCCAGATTTTTGGGCGCAGGTGGAGAAAGGTCGCGAAAGACTCAAGCGGGCGTATCATTTGCAACTCGGTCCGCAGACCAGGCTCGGCCAGCAGGTGCGCTATGATCGCGATGGGGTGCCCGCTCTTTCGCTGGAAGAATACGAGTCGGCTATTGATGGCGTGGCAGAGGAGGATATTCGCCGCGTTTTCAGGCGACTGTTGAACTATCAGGTCAAGAATTTTTTGATGCTTTTTTACGGGGATGTTGATCGCATTAAGGACGCATTGAGGCGGGGGTATATCATGGGCAGGACAACGGTTTTTGATATTCAGACTCTGATTGAGGAATAA
- a CDS encoding multidrug effflux MFS transporter, with protein sequence MSAEQQSPTSRILIPILLTGLSGLPPLSIDMFLPSMPAMVREFQTQPTHIQPAVTFFLIALGAAQLVFGPLSDRYGRRPILLIGLACYALAGLGCLFAPTVGALITARVLQGFAGGSGPSVSRAVVRDIYGEIHAARIMSYMATAIALAPILAPVIGGFLQAHFGWHAVFVVLSALGALFFFGYLWAVPETNNMIDPTALNPTRMIANYRDLLSSRQYLGYTFMVAILFWGMFAFITNSSFVLITELGVSPQLYGFCFGSVAVGLMIGAFLSGRLNNRLGSARIIQIGSLIAAGAGLLLLGLKLAGTFSVITIIGPMCLFTIGGGMVRPQAMAGAIVPYPEKAGLASALMGFIQMSTAGLFVTLFSQFYSASSISMVTAIAISGIIALLVRRTLLPSGATS encoded by the coding sequence TTGAGCGCAGAACAACAATCTCCCACCTCTCGCATCCTCATACCCATCTTACTAACCGGCCTGTCTGGCCTGCCCCCCCTGTCCATTGACATGTTTTTGCCCTCCATGCCGGCAATGGTACGGGAATTTCAAACCCAACCCACCCACATCCAGCCCGCCGTCACCTTCTTCTTAATAGCACTGGGCGCAGCACAACTCGTCTTTGGTCCCCTCTCTGACCGATATGGCCGCCGCCCCATCTTGCTCATCGGCCTTGCCTGTTACGCCCTCGCGGGCCTGGGTTGCCTATTTGCCCCCACAGTGGGCGCACTCATCACAGCCCGTGTATTACAGGGATTTGCCGGAGGCAGTGGCCCTTCTGTAAGCCGCGCTGTCGTACGCGACATATACGGCGAAATCCACGCCGCCAGAATAATGTCCTACATGGCCACAGCCATTGCCCTCGCCCCCATACTCGCACCCGTAATCGGTGGATTTTTACAAGCCCATTTTGGATGGCACGCCGTCTTTGTCGTACTCAGCGCGCTGGGTGCCCTGTTCTTCTTCGGCTACCTGTGGGCAGTACCCGAAACCAATAACATGATAGACCCCACAGCCCTGAACCCAACGCGCATGATAGCCAATTACCGCGATCTCCTCAGCAGCCGTCAGTACCTCGGATATACCTTTATGGTCGCCATCCTCTTCTGGGGCATGTTTGCCTTTATTACAAACTCATCTTTTGTACTCATCACCGAACTGGGCGTCTCTCCCCAACTCTACGGCTTCTGTTTTGGATCCGTCGCCGTGGGCCTCATGATCGGTGCATTTTTATCTGGCCGTCTCAACAACCGCCTCGGCAGTGCACGCATCATTCAAATTGGCAGCCTGATCGCAGCAGGCGCGGGCCTGCTCCTACTTGGACTCAAACTCGCGGGCACATTTTCGGTCATCACCATCATCGGCCCAATGTGTTTATTCACAATAGGCGGCGGTATGGTGCGCCCCCAGGCAATGGCCGGCGCAATCGTACCCTACCCTGAAAAAGCCGGACTCGCCTCCGCCCTCATGGGATTTATACAAATGAGCACAGCCGGATTATTTGTCACCCTCTTCAGTCAATTTTACAGCGCCTCATCCATCTCCATGGTCACAGCCATTGCCATCTCAGGCATCATTGCCCTGCTCGTGCGCCGCACACTATTGCCATCTGGAGCCACATCATGA
- a CDS encoding SLC13 family permease — protein MLNKKIERWGLWLGPVIGLGVIVFGDLKPGHPEVTHTAGVACWMAIWWMTEAVPLAATALLPVVLFPLLGIMSGQEVAPLYLNHIIFLFVGGFMVALGMQRWNLHRRIALRLLLLFGGCPRCILTGFMLVTAFLSMWISNTATTMMMVPIALAIVVRMEEQGVATGSFGTAVFLGVAYAASIGGSATLVGTPTNLSFVRILSIHFSEVPEISFATWFAFALPLACVMLVCAWGALCLVFGIRGRGDDIDLSVVRAQYAELGPMSFAEKVVLADFVLLALLWLSRRPIQIGDWTLPGWSQFLESGGLITDGSVAMAMALILFVVPARDGARSRVMDWQTAGNVPWHIVLLIGGGFALASGFKESGLSLWCAQQLEGMGRLHPLFLVGGLCVMMTFLTELTSNTATAEMFLPVLAALSVAVGLNPLLLMIPATLSCSCAFMLPVATPPNAIVFGTDRISMRDMARVGVGLNLVGAVMITAAIAVVGRVVLGIELGVMPDWAKIQ, from the coding sequence ATGCTGAATAAAAAAATAGAACGCTGGGGGCTGTGGCTCGGTCCGGTGATTGGGCTGGGAGTTATAGTCTTTGGGGATCTCAAGCCGGGACATCCGGAGGTGACACATACGGCTGGTGTGGCCTGCTGGATGGCGATTTGGTGGATGACAGAGGCCGTGCCTTTGGCTGCGACGGCACTGTTGCCCGTGGTGCTGTTTCCCCTGCTGGGTATTATGAGCGGGCAAGAGGTTGCGCCACTTTATTTGAATCACATTATCTTTTTGTTTGTCGGTGGTTTTATGGTGGCTTTGGGCATGCAGCGCTGGAATTTACATCGGCGAATTGCCCTTCGCTTGTTGCTCCTTTTTGGGGGGTGTCCCCGGTGTATTCTGACGGGTTTTATGCTGGTGACGGCGTTTTTGTCCATGTGGATTTCCAATACGGCGACAACGATGATGATGGTGCCTATTGCGCTTGCAATTGTGGTCAGGATGGAAGAGCAGGGCGTGGCAACGGGTTCTTTTGGCACGGCGGTGTTTCTGGGGGTGGCTTATGCGGCTTCAATTGGTGGGAGCGCGACGCTTGTGGGTACGCCGACCAATTTGTCTTTTGTGAGAATTTTATCGATTCATTTTTCAGAGGTTCCCGAGATTTCGTTTGCGACGTGGTTTGCGTTTGCTCTGCCTCTGGCATGTGTGATGCTCGTTTGTGCGTGGGGTGCGCTTTGCCTTGTTTTTGGCATTCGCGGTCGCGGCGATGATATTGATCTGAGCGTGGTGCGCGCGCAATATGCCGAGTTGGGGCCAATGTCATTTGCCGAGAAGGTGGTGCTGGCCGATTTTGTGTTGTTGGCGCTGTTGTGGTTGTCGAGACGCCCCATTCAAATTGGCGATTGGACGCTGCCGGGCTGGTCTCAGTTTTTAGAATCTGGCGGATTGATAACCGATGGGTCGGTTGCTATGGCAATGGCTTTGATTTTGTTTGTCGTACCCGCGCGAGATGGCGCGAGGTCCAGGGTGATGGATTGGCAAACGGCTGGCAATGTGCCCTGGCATATTGTTTTGCTGATTGGCGGTGGATTTGCTCTGGCAAGTGGGTTTAAGGAGTCGGGGTTGTCGCTCTGGTGCGCGCAGCAGTTGGAGGGTATGGGGCGCTTGCATCCTCTATTTTTGGTGGGTGGTTTGTGTGTGATGATGACCTTTTTGACAGAGTTGACTTCCAATACGGCAACGGCAGAGATGTTTCTTCCGGTTTTGGCGGCGTTGTCTGTGGCTGTGGGTCTCAATCCATTGTTGCTGATGATTCCAGCCACATTGTCGTGTTCGTGTGCGTTTATGTTGCCGGTAGCCACGCCACCCAATGCAATTGTGTTTGGCACGGATAGAATTTCTATGCGCGATATGGCGCGTGTGGGCGTGGGGTTGAATTTGGTTGGGGCGGTGATGATTACTGCTGCGATTGCTGTTGTTGGTCGCGTTGTGCTGGGTATTGAACTCGGGGTGATGCCCGATTGGGCAAAGATTCAATAG